From one Nitrosococcus halophilus Nc 4 genomic stretch:
- a CDS encoding RNA-guided endonuclease InsQ/TnpB family protein: protein MKLKANIKTLKVRVKDKHKPVLERMAFEVNQVWNAANEITADYSYHAKIKNRRLDALHKFTTQVVHENAFIVVGNVSSSSLATTKRAKSVLDAGGLMLKTQLDYKSKAMQAEFVEINEACTTQACSCCGGISNGSPRGRAGLGIREWSCPGCGVHHDRDVNAAMNILAAGHRRLAEGIPVL, encoded by the coding sequence ATGAAACTTAAGGCCAACATAAAAACCCTGAAAGTCAGAGTCAAGGATAAGCATAAGCCAGTTCTTGAGCGCATGGCCTTTGAAGTCAATCAGGTCTGGAATGCGGCTAACGAAATCACGGCGGATTATTCCTACCATGCCAAGATCAAAAATAGGCGTTTAGACGCCCTCCATAAATTCACAACCCAAGTGGTTCATGAAAACGCATTCATCGTCGTGGGTAATGTCAGCAGTTCCAGCCTTGCTACAACTAAAAGGGCTAAATCTGTTTTAGATGCGGGCGGGTTGATGCTGAAAACTCAGCTTGATTATAAATCGAAAGCGATGCAAGCCGAGTTTGTAGAGATCAACGAAGCGTGCACTACCCAAGCCTGTTCGTGCTGTGGCGGTATCAGCAACGGTAGTCCGAGAGGTAGGGCAGGTCTTGGAATAAGAGAATGGTCATGCCCTGGGTGTGGGGTGCATCACGATAGAGACGTGAACGCAGCCATGAACATTCTCGCGGCGGGGCATCGCCGTCTTGCGGAAGGAATTCCCGTCCTTTAG